A region from the Thermanaeromonas toyohensis ToBE genome encodes:
- a CDS encoding Fic family protein codes for MLLDGLTVGGKTLREHLEVVDHRDAILWLEEAVRSRTPLTAGLVREVHRLVVKSTLPEEAGRYRRGGVRIAGSEHVPPAAWDVPALVDRMVEEYAGMAGEHPIRRAAWLHWRLVWIHPFMDGNGRTARLLMNFSLMTDGYPPAVIRKEERMRYLETLETASVGGDLGPFVELVAERVIESLRIYLEAAGEPV; via the coding sequence GTGCTCTTGGACGGTTTAACGGTCGGTGGTAAGACGCTCAGAGAGCACCTGGAAGTGGTCGACCACCGGGATGCGATTTTGTGGCTGGAGGAAGCTGTACGGAGCAGAACCCCGTTGACTGCAGGGTTGGTGCGTGAGGTGCATCGTCTGGTAGTAAAGTCGACGCTCCCGGAGGAAGCAGGCCGGTACCGCCGGGGTGGGGTGCGAATAGCAGGCAGCGAACATGTACCCCCGGCGGCCTGGGATGTACCTGCTTTGGTAGACAGGATGGTAGAGGAGTACGCGGGGATGGCGGGTGAACACCCGATAAGACGCGCCGCCTGGCTACACTGGCGGCTGGTGTGGATACACCCGTTTATGGATGGCAACGGGCGGACTGCGCGGCTGCTCATGAACTTTTCCTTGATGACGGACGGGTATCCGCCTGCAGTAATCAGGAAAGAAGAGCGGATGCGGTACCTAGAGACCCTTGAGACAGCATCTGTGGGCGGAGACTTGGGACCGTTTGTAGAACTGGTCGCGGAGCGGGTTATTGAAAGTCTGCGAATATATTTGGAGGCAGCTGGCGAGCCTGTGTAA